Proteins encoded by one window of Chondromyces crocatus:
- a CDS encoding HAMP domain-containing protein gives MSDASSTVAHPQYHRSARNYLLDRRFQLKYAGMLAGIAAALSLALGIILWRTSSEIIRQSEAAVAQGKLTVAQGQETVKRHQQAIEQSRIASDIVKMNIAKEYRDYPELAKIFEEDTKGKEEKLTDDQSRLTRDAETLAQQAADLERHAGEVAQQQRTFLSLLVVVLSLLVVGIGLAGIVFTHKVAGPIFKMKRLLRQVGEGQLLVRERLRKGDELQHFFDTFEKMVDDLRARQQAEIAKVDVILEKIEASELEASQDGITLLKELRRDMRQQLDG, from the coding sequence ATGAGTGATGCTTCGAGCACGGTCGCGCATCCGCAGTACCATCGCAGCGCGAGGAACTACCTGCTTGATAGGCGTTTTCAGCTCAAATATGCCGGGATGTTGGCGGGGATCGCTGCAGCGCTTTCACTCGCACTAGGGATTATCCTATGGCGCACCAGTTCGGAGATCATCCGTCAGAGTGAAGCCGCTGTTGCTCAAGGAAAGCTGACGGTCGCGCAGGGACAGGAGACCGTGAAGCGTCACCAACAGGCGATCGAACAGAGTCGCATTGCGAGTGACATCGTCAAGATGAACATCGCCAAGGAGTATCGCGATTACCCCGAGCTTGCGAAGATCTTCGAGGAAGACACCAAAGGCAAAGAAGAGAAGCTGACGGATGATCAGAGCAGGTTGACACGAGATGCTGAAACTCTTGCGCAACAAGCCGCTGACCTAGAACGTCACGCAGGAGAGGTTGCGCAGCAACAGCGCACTTTTCTGAGTCTTCTCGTCGTCGTCTTGTCACTGTTGGTCGTTGGCATCGGGCTTGCGGGAATTGTCTTCACCCACAAGGTTGCTGGTCCAATCTTCAAGATGAAGCGACTTTTGCGACAAGTGGGGGAGGGGCAGCTCCTCGTACGGGAGCGGCTGCGTAAAGGGGATGAACTGCAACACTTCTTCGACACGTTCGAAAAAATGGTCGATGACCTTCGTGCCAGACAGCAGGCTGAGATCGCCAAGGTCGATGTGATCCTTGAGAAGATTGAGGCTAGCGAGCTTGAGGCTTCTCAGGATGGGATAACCCTCCTCAAAGAACTGCGTCGTGACATGAGGCAGCAGCTCGATGGATGA
- a CDS encoding HEAT repeat domain-containing protein codes for MLEGSMSRPALLLCSSLLALALLLGAAPSSAQKGANIGQLTQQLKGTDERVRTQAALALGASGDEGAVKPLCESLSDTSGTVKVAVAAALGKLGKSSALPCLQKAEKQETSASVKTQLQKSIALIKNGGVPTPPPPGPDTKFYVAIEISNKSGRPAAEIEAMVRSTMQAKVLAKPGYAVAPKGETLAQGGKVVNGDKKLKGFYLIATVEPPVYSGGNLTQVVRVSMWTYPGKALQGEFAPKLTQSDTPSADKESENVLMKMCIENAVETFQKVVASL; via the coding sequence ATGCTGGAGGGCTCAATGTCACGTCCTGCGCTCTTGCTCTGTTCATCGCTCCTGGCGCTAGCGCTGTTGCTAGGGGCTGCTCCCAGCTCTGCCCAAAAGGGGGCGAACATCGGTCAGCTCACGCAGCAGCTCAAGGGGACCGACGAGCGAGTTCGCACGCAAGCAGCGTTGGCTCTTGGAGCATCGGGGGATGAGGGGGCAGTCAAACCTCTCTGCGAGTCGCTGAGTGACACGAGCGGCACTGTGAAAGTCGCTGTAGCAGCAGCGCTCGGAAAGCTAGGTAAATCCTCAGCTCTCCCCTGTCTTCAGAAGGCGGAGAAGCAAGAGACGTCTGCGTCAGTAAAGACTCAGCTGCAGAAGTCGATTGCGTTGATCAAGAACGGTGGAGTCCCGACTCCTCCACCTCCAGGTCCCGACACGAAGTTCTATGTCGCGATCGAGATCTCGAACAAGAGCGGAAGGCCCGCCGCAGAGATTGAGGCGATGGTTCGATCAACGATGCAAGCGAAGGTCTTGGCCAAACCGGGTTACGCCGTCGCTCCAAAAGGCGAGACACTCGCGCAGGGCGGTAAGGTTGTGAACGGCGACAAGAAGCTGAAGGGCTTCTATCTGATCGCAACTGTCGAACCCCCCGTGTACTCCGGCGGGAACCTCACTCAGGTTGTTCGTGTGAGCATGTGGACGTATCCAGGCAAAGCACTTCAAGGGGAGTTCGCACCGAAGCTCACGCAGAGCGATACTCCCTCGGCTGACAAGGAGAGCGAGAACGTGCTCATGAAAATGTGCATAGAAAACGCCGTTGAGACGTTTCAAAAAGTGGTGGCATCACTTTGA
- a CDS encoding tetratricopeptide repeat protein, with protein sequence MRNRVASICLVASALLLSPAQGQAQPQKKPAAAEKADVKKAAEEKPQEIDLDEGAAEEGPVTAGQMTEEAAQAKRLFDAERWSEAALILKRVVDGDTGDDEGNKQIAQYHLAIALYRLQFYQASYAIFSQVADKPNHLKFNETLLWLSKLATQLPEPADIIERVGKYKTEQVARFNNPQQRDLYWQLNYMLGRYKYRNRNYEEAISLFDKVNNKSTYYVQSQFFSGISYVQLRKSVPAVKAFQRIIQALDEGVEGVEEEGRMRDLAFLSMARTYYSASVRLDDNNIPTIDSTRLSAAVKYWNRVDVASEYWLDALFEQSWAYFMAGMYPQALGNIHTIESPYFPNSFYPEADILKSVIAFTICQYDDATTVVARMKKKYEPIKKELESILNRFKGEESEEKFYQFLKDVREGKANLSPTIRPIVTNALSDRQLLRNIEYVRVLSEEEGRFKKAPASFRNSPVGADVTDALDFARNLAVRNAGTLARDRYQRYLDELNEHLRDSSKILIDITAAERNKLDQQVVSGQLSKEESQVFGVVKPDEEHVLWPFNGEYWRDELGFYRQVVVSKCSK encoded by the coding sequence ATGCGGAACCGGGTGGCGAGTATCTGCCTTGTGGCCTCTGCCCTCCTTCTATCTCCGGCGCAGGGACAGGCGCAGCCTCAGAAGAAGCCTGCGGCGGCCGAGAAGGCTGATGTCAAGAAGGCTGCCGAGGAAAAGCCGCAGGAGATCGACCTCGATGAGGGGGCGGCGGAAGAGGGACCAGTTACTGCTGGCCAGATGACTGAAGAGGCCGCTCAGGCCAAGAGACTGTTCGACGCTGAGCGATGGAGCGAAGCGGCGCTCATCCTGAAGCGGGTCGTCGATGGTGACACCGGAGATGATGAGGGAAACAAGCAGATAGCCCAGTATCACCTGGCCATCGCCTTGTATCGTCTTCAGTTCTATCAAGCCAGCTATGCGATCTTCTCTCAGGTCGCGGATAAGCCGAATCATCTTAAGTTCAATGAGACGCTGTTGTGGCTGTCGAAGCTAGCCACTCAGCTTCCAGAACCCGCCGACATCATCGAGCGAGTCGGAAAATATAAAACCGAACAGGTTGCTCGGTTCAATAATCCGCAACAGCGGGATCTGTACTGGCAGCTCAACTACATGCTGGGCAGGTACAAGTATCGCAACAGAAATTACGAAGAGGCGATAAGCCTGTTCGATAAGGTTAATAATAAGAGCACCTACTATGTGCAAAGCCAATTCTTCAGCGGCATATCGTATGTGCAGTTGAGGAAATCGGTTCCTGCAGTCAAAGCCTTTCAGCGCATCATCCAGGCTCTGGACGAGGGGGTAGAGGGCGTAGAAGAGGAGGGACGCATGCGAGATCTAGCGTTCCTCTCCATGGCGCGCACTTATTACTCAGCGTCGGTGAGACTCGACGATAATAACATTCCGACCATCGATTCAACGCGACTCTCTGCTGCGGTCAAGTACTGGAATCGTGTCGACGTTGCCAGCGAGTACTGGCTTGATGCTCTCTTCGAGCAGTCGTGGGCCTATTTCATGGCGGGAATGTATCCGCAGGCTCTTGGAAACATCCACACGATTGAGTCTCCTTACTTCCCCAACTCGTTCTACCCGGAGGCGGACATTCTCAAGTCGGTCATCGCCTTCACGATTTGCCAGTACGATGACGCCACGACAGTCGTGGCGCGCATGAAGAAAAAGTACGAGCCGATCAAGAAAGAATTGGAGAGCATTCTCAATCGCTTCAAGGGCGAGGAGAGTGAGGAGAAGTTCTATCAATTTCTGAAAGATGTTCGTGAAGGAAAGGCCAATCTCTCTCCCACGATCAGGCCGATCGTTACGAATGCGCTGTCCGATAGGCAGCTGCTTCGTAATATCGAGTATGTTCGCGTCCTGAGTGAGGAGGAAGGCCGGTTCAAGAAGGCGCCGGCAAGCTTCCGAAACTCGCCTGTAGGCGCCGATGTGACGGATGCGCTTGATTTCGCGAGAAATTTGGCCGTTCGCAATGCTGGCACTCTGGCACGCGATAGATACCAACGATATCTGGACGAGCTCAATGAGCATCTCCGCGATTCATCGAAGATCCTGATCGATATTACGGCCGCTGAGCGAAACAAACTCGACCAACAGGTGGTGAGCGGCCAGCTATCGAAGGAGGAATCACAGGTCTTTGGAGTAGTGAAGCCTGATGAAGAGCACGTCCTCTGGCCTTTCAATGGCGAATACTGGCGGGACGAACTCGGCTTCTACAGGCAGGTCGTAGTCTCCAAATGTAGTAAGTGA
- a CDS encoding carboxypeptidase regulatory-like domain-containing protein has protein sequence MYDGAERLIQLEVAGTSLSPVTLRFTPAVEEIDLDREQTPIVVALHIERRQPPHFEQSALEQREGLVVHLEDEAGKRLGEAITSGDGRARFDLRTAALPGPGQGELRASFPGTEALVRAVVTQRILRYAQASLSLAHPIEAADAEEGVAIDVSASSSRGPVDGGLIEALRGSEIVGTAMVHNGHARLLAVFSPGPDTTASLSLRYVPSAPWWRAGAPLQVEAPVREPGIVRQICIGALVLAVASWILGGWRRAPKPAEATRNATTPLVPTGRAGVKVVNSEGRTRGWRGVITDAHDGACIAGATIIIVAPTFEGDGVVARASSDQFGAFSLDAEPRQDARLIVDAPHHSTYTQALPSPSTLAISLVTRRRTLLDNLIHWARRRGAPFETSPEPTPGHVRRAANRSKDPDVERWAGWVEEAAFGPKVVDEHLENEIRSAEPGFVAERSKD, from the coding sequence TTGTACGACGGCGCAGAGCGGCTGATCCAGCTCGAAGTCGCCGGCACATCGCTGTCACCCGTTACCCTCAGGTTCACTCCAGCTGTTGAAGAAATCGACCTGGATCGAGAGCAGACTCCGATCGTGGTCGCCCTTCACATCGAACGACGACAACCTCCCCATTTCGAACAGAGCGCGCTGGAACAACGGGAAGGGCTTGTCGTCCATCTAGAGGACGAAGCAGGCAAGAGGCTCGGAGAGGCCATCACATCAGGTGATGGAAGGGCACGCTTCGACCTACGCACGGCGGCTCTACCCGGCCCAGGACAAGGCGAGCTACGCGCCAGCTTTCCGGGTACCGAAGCGCTCGTTCGCGCAGTAGTGACGCAGCGAATTCTGAGATACGCACAGGCTTCTCTCTCTCTTGCTCATCCGATCGAAGCAGCCGACGCCGAAGAAGGTGTGGCCATCGACGTGTCGGCGTCATCATCACGTGGCCCCGTGGATGGAGGCTTGATCGAAGCCCTGCGTGGAAGCGAGATCGTTGGGACTGCCATGGTTCACAACGGTCACGCGCGACTCCTTGCCGTGTTCAGTCCGGGCCCGGATACCACCGCCTCCCTCTCGCTCCGCTATGTGCCGTCAGCACCTTGGTGGCGCGCTGGTGCTCCACTGCAAGTCGAGGCACCAGTCCGTGAACCCGGCATAGTTCGACAGATCTGCATCGGCGCTCTGGTTCTAGCGGTCGCCAGCTGGATCCTCGGCGGCTGGAGACGCGCCCCCAAACCTGCCGAGGCCACACGCAACGCGACCACTCCACTCGTCCCGACAGGCCGAGCTGGTGTGAAGGTCGTGAACTCCGAGGGACGCACGCGGGGATGGCGCGGAGTCATCACTGACGCACACGATGGCGCCTGCATCGCTGGAGCAACGATCATCATTGTCGCTCCTACCTTTGAAGGGGATGGGGTGGTCGCGCGCGCTTCATCCGACCAGTTCGGAGCATTCTCGCTCGACGCGGAACCACGACAGGACGCGCGACTGATCGTCGATGCGCCCCACCACAGCACGTACACCCAGGCCCTCCCGAGTCCGAGCACGCTGGCCATCTCGCTGGTCACCCGCCGCAGAACGCTCCTCGACAACCTCATTCACTGGGCCAGACGCCGAGGTGCCCCCTTCGAGACGTCTCCTGAACCGACGCCCGGACATGTCCGTAGAGCCGCCAATCGCTCCAAGGATCCTGATGTTGAACGTTGGGCAGGCTGGGTCGAGGAAGCAGCATTTGGACCCAAAGTGGTTGACGAACACCTCGAGAACGAAATCCGGAGCGCCGAGCCAGGTTTCGTCGCTGAACGAAGCAAGGATTAG
- a CDS encoding outer membrane beta-barrel domain-containing protein produces the protein MNQARVGLFMAAALLAVPLTASAQQQPKEINLDEPEAPEETPADVPVEEPADGDSGLGDICKIDPGACPSIDMDKAAARDLKEEVYAVQQIYALRRHRFEVNPYWAVTMNDQFAGHPGPGLAVNWYITNVLAVGINGNFYAGLNSVSDFNFQTSRAARVGQPITEYAWNANANFTYVPAYGKFAGFGDFIFHYDFYVVGGVGAISTRPIAVVDPDNRTFNFEPKITFRVGGGLRIFFNRWFAAMLEVSDYIFFDKLENPSIASGTDGDDRSNAQNPNTWLAEGTSFTNNVQAQVGISIFLPFTWEYRLPK, from the coding sequence ATGAACCAGGCTCGCGTGGGGCTTTTCATGGCGGCTGCGCTGCTGGCAGTGCCGCTAACCGCATCGGCTCAGCAACAACCAAAAGAGATCAACCTCGACGAGCCGGAGGCCCCCGAGGAGACGCCGGCCGATGTCCCCGTTGAAGAGCCGGCGGATGGAGACTCTGGTCTAGGTGATATCTGCAAGATTGATCCTGGAGCCTGTCCGTCAATTGACATGGACAAGGCTGCGGCGAGGGATCTGAAAGAGGAAGTCTACGCCGTTCAGCAGATCTACGCACTGCGTCGGCACCGCTTCGAGGTGAACCCCTACTGGGCGGTCACGATGAATGACCAGTTCGCGGGACACCCTGGTCCAGGGCTCGCAGTCAACTGGTACATTACCAATGTGCTCGCAGTCGGCATCAACGGTAACTTTTACGCTGGCTTGAACTCAGTCTCGGACTTCAACTTTCAAACCAGCCGAGCTGCGCGTGTTGGTCAACCGATCACCGAGTACGCTTGGAATGCGAACGCCAACTTCACGTACGTTCCGGCGTATGGAAAGTTCGCGGGTTTCGGGGATTTCATTTTCCACTACGACTTCTACGTCGTGGGTGGCGTCGGAGCGATTTCGACTCGCCCGATCGCCGTCGTGGACCCTGACAACCGTACGTTCAACTTCGAGCCGAAGATCACGTTCCGCGTGGGCGGCGGGTTGCGCATCTTCTTCAACCGCTGGTTCGCGGCGATGCTCGAGGTGAGTGACTACATCTTCTTCGATAAGCTCGAGAACCCGTCAATCGCTTCAGGTACTGACGGAGACGACCGTTCTAACGCTCAGAATCCCAATACCTGGCTCGCAGAGGGGACTAGCTTCACGAACAACGTCCAGGCGCAGGTTGGTATCTCAATCTTCCTGCCGTTCACGTGGGAGTACCGGCTGCCGAAGTAG
- a CDS encoding cytochrome c3 family protein: MSALVLALLSPTAAAQSRPSQQATGDADTSSPSPSFHAPSSVAPALPSPPAAAPPSAPSPPPQPAQAPPSDAYNSGLSPFPGDAEVPLAFMPPGTAVSPVPSDEIFPPQTIPLRFNHRKHVQELKQPCKSCHAAAFTSRTVTDRLLPAGTQCDSCHDVDHRDLNHVEAGTDANGQCSYCHLGENAGAGGKVAHVVIPHANLRFPHDKHLARNIQCGQCHGQVGELELATRDQLPRMAGCFTCHNMSGAAQGEAKGECTVCHLTQPDGRLVQSFSTGDLLPPRWLHNAAHTADWIERHKIVAGANSELCASCHSPQYCADCHDGRVRPRKVHPNDWLSMHPQAARQDNPRCVSCHQQQTFCADCHRRTGVARDVASGNRPVGRRFHPPPAEWTLAPRGAKHHAWEAERNLNACVSCHTERDCVTCHATKGLSGGQGVNPHPLGFEHKCRAAFTKNPRPCLVCHQSNDSFLRNCR; encoded by the coding sequence ATGAGCGCCCTGGTCCTGGCGCTGCTCTCCCCCACCGCCGCGGCCCAGTCGCGCCCATCACAGCAGGCCACAGGTGACGCCGACACATCGTCCCCAAGCCCCTCTTTCCACGCCCCCTCCAGCGTCGCTCCTGCCCTCCCTTCCCCTCCAGCGGCGGCTCCCCCCTCGGCGCCTTCTCCCCCCCCTCAGCCCGCGCAGGCGCCTCCTTCTGACGCCTACAACTCGGGCCTCTCCCCCTTTCCTGGCGACGCCGAAGTGCCCCTCGCCTTCATGCCCCCTGGCACCGCCGTCAGCCCCGTCCCCAGCGACGAGATCTTCCCGCCTCAGACCATCCCCCTGCGCTTCAACCACAGGAAGCACGTCCAGGAACTGAAGCAGCCGTGCAAGTCATGCCACGCGGCAGCCTTCACCAGCCGAACCGTCACCGACCGCCTCCTCCCTGCAGGCACCCAGTGTGACAGCTGCCATGACGTCGATCATCGAGACCTGAACCACGTCGAAGCGGGAACAGATGCCAACGGCCAGTGCTCTTACTGCCACCTCGGCGAGAACGCCGGCGCAGGGGGCAAGGTCGCGCACGTCGTGATTCCACACGCCAACCTCCGCTTCCCCCACGACAAACACCTCGCCCGCAACATCCAGTGCGGCCAGTGTCACGGTCAGGTCGGTGAGCTGGAGCTGGCCACACGGGATCAGCTTCCGCGCATGGCGGGATGCTTCACGTGCCACAACATGAGTGGCGCAGCGCAAGGCGAAGCCAAGGGTGAGTGCACCGTCTGTCACCTCACCCAGCCGGACGGCCGCCTCGTGCAGTCCTTCTCCACGGGCGACCTCTTGCCGCCCCGCTGGCTTCACAACGCAGCGCATACAGCCGACTGGATCGAGCGGCACAAGATCGTTGCAGGCGCCAACAGCGAGCTCTGCGCCTCCTGCCACTCCCCTCAATACTGCGCGGATTGCCACGATGGCCGAGTCCGACCGCGCAAGGTGCATCCGAACGACTGGCTATCGATGCATCCCCAGGCAGCGCGGCAAGACAACCCACGCTGCGTGAGTTGCCATCAACAGCAGACGTTCTGTGCGGACTGTCATCGACGCACGGGTGTCGCCCGCGACGTTGCCAGCGGCAACCGACCGGTCGGTCGAAGATTTCACCCACCACCTGCCGAGTGGACGCTCGCACCGCGTGGCGCCAAGCATCATGCTTGGGAAGCGGAGCGCAACCTCAACGCGTGCGTCTCGTGTCACACCGAGCGTGACTGCGTCACGTGTCACGCGACCAAGGGATTGTCGGGTGGACAGGGCGTGAACCCGCACCCGCTCGGCTTCGAGCACAAGTGCAGGGCGGCCTTCACGAAGAACCCGCGACCATGCCTCGTGTGCCACCAGTCGAACGACTCGTTCCTTCGGAACTGTCGATGA
- a CDS encoding YraN family protein — MTTPYQQLGVRAECIVAEHLTANGLRILGRNIRVGRIEIDIVAQDEHVIAIIEVRTRGPGSYVRPLDSIDSRKRARLRRAGTILWERSFSRISEVTRMRFDVAAVHFQPDAATIEYIKAAF; from the coding sequence TTGACGACCCCGTATCAGCAGTTAGGTGTTCGTGCAGAATGCATCGTCGCTGAGCACCTGACTGCTAACGGGTTAAGGATCTTGGGGCGCAATATTCGAGTCGGTCGGATTGAGATCGATATCGTTGCACAAGATGAGCACGTAATTGCGATTATCGAGGTCCGCACCCGAGGACCCGGTTCGTATGTGCGCCCCTTGGACAGCATCGACTCAAGAAAACGTGCGCGGCTCCGAAGAGCTGGAACGATATTATGGGAACGTTCATTCTCACGCATTTCCGAAGTGACGAGAATGCGTTTCGATGTGGCAGCGGTTCACTTCCAACCGGATGCCGCAACGATCGAATACATTAAAGCTGCGTTCTGA
- a CDS encoding diguanylate cyclase — MVTIGAPASGSDEPAGPGTACLVIIRTLSGAGHGPDLGRRLPLGTETIECGRSMQCDVPLDDDAVSRRHASVSWSGTGYLLRDLGSTNGTYVNDVAVKERVLRDGDQLKIGRTIFKFMQGGNIELAYHEEIYRLMTCDALTQVHNKRSFDAALEREVSRATRYQRHLSLIVFDIDHFKRINDTRGHLAGDAVLRQYAALVSSHIRRDDVLARVGGEEFALILPEITQESACLVAEKLRSLIAEASFRFEEVEIPVTSSFGVASIRPDAPCSTLELYRQADERLYQAKRDGRNRVIG, encoded by the coding sequence ATCGTGACGATCGGGGCGCCTGCGTCGGGTTCGGACGAGCCTGCAGGGCCTGGAACGGCGTGTCTGGTGATCATCCGCACGCTCTCGGGTGCGGGTCACGGTCCTGATCTCGGGAGGCGTCTGCCGCTCGGTACCGAGACGATCGAATGCGGGCGGTCCATGCAGTGTGACGTGCCTCTGGACGATGACGCGGTGAGTCGACGGCACGCATCCGTCAGCTGGAGCGGCACGGGCTATCTGCTGCGCGATCTCGGCTCGACGAACGGGACGTACGTGAACGACGTGGCCGTGAAAGAGCGGGTGCTGCGCGACGGCGACCAGCTCAAGATCGGGCGGACCATCTTCAAGTTCATGCAAGGCGGGAACATCGAACTCGCGTACCACGAGGAGATCTATCGGCTGATGACCTGCGACGCGCTCACGCAGGTCCACAACAAGCGGTCGTTCGATGCCGCGCTCGAGCGTGAGGTCTCTCGCGCGACGCGGTACCAGCGGCACCTGTCGCTCATCGTGTTCGACATCGATCACTTCAAGCGGATCAACGACACCCGAGGTCACCTCGCCGGTGACGCTGTGCTGCGGCAGTACGCGGCGCTCGTGTCCTCTCACATCCGACGGGACGATGTGCTGGCGCGGGTAGGGGGGGAGGAATTTGCGCTCATCCTGCCGGAGATCACGCAGGAGAGTGCCTGCCTGGTGGCGGAGAAGCTCCGGTCCTTGATCGCAGAGGCGTCGTTCAGGTTCGAGGAGGTGGAGATCCCTGTGACGTCGAGCTTCGGCGTGGCGAGCATTCGCCCCGACGCGCCTTGTTCGACGCTGGAGCTGTACCGGCAGGCCGACGAGCGGCTCTACCAGGCGAAGCGTGACGGTCGAAACCGGGTGATCGGTTGA
- the ftsY gene encoding signal recognition particle-docking protein FtsY → MEPSYIVAIILGVILLLAVIFFLGRKKPELPQGRQESPRLATPDEPAKPSAAEKKGRQERATEKPKSVKSSETPPATREPASAGLTSTEQVSTKPEAETPPPREKKPESSAPEKAASEKPSTEASLRAKTAEEQLEEKKAEPSSKKAETPSEKKPTKPAVAPKAAAPRKQDVEGLRKGLSKVREKEGFFGRLRSLLTGKKELDPSIVEQLEDVLLTSDVGVKTTEVLLSAIRESLSRQELADDEKVWEALRAQAARILHVSGGGGLRLDSSPTVVMVVGVNGAGKTTTIGKLATQLKSEGKTVVLAAGDTFRAAAVQQLAVWGKRVGCEVVRGKDGANPGAVLFDAIQKAKEIGADVVLADTAGRLHTKTNLMDELTKVARTMTKALDGAPHETLLVLDATNGQNALQQAAMFKEVLPLTGIVLTKLDGTAKGGVILGVTAEQGVPVRYIGIGERAEDLREFDADEFVEAMLGRPSKAEEAAA, encoded by the coding sequence GTGGAACCTTCCTATATCGTCGCGATCATCCTGGGGGTGATCCTACTCCTCGCGGTTATCTTCTTCCTCGGGAGAAAGAAGCCAGAGCTGCCCCAGGGGCGGCAGGAGTCGCCGAGGCTCGCAACGCCTGACGAACCAGCCAAGCCTTCTGCTGCCGAGAAGAAGGGTCGGCAAGAGCGTGCGACCGAGAAGCCCAAGTCGGTCAAGTCAAGCGAGACTCCCCCCGCCACGAGGGAACCAGCATCTGCAGGGCTCACCTCTACGGAACAGGTCTCGACCAAGCCTGAAGCGGAAACCCCTCCACCTCGAGAGAAGAAGCCTGAGTCTTCCGCGCCCGAGAAGGCCGCATCGGAGAAGCCCAGCACCGAGGCTTCACTCCGCGCAAAAACAGCGGAGGAGCAACTCGAGGAGAAGAAGGCCGAGCCCTCTTCGAAAAAGGCCGAAACGCCTTCCGAGAAAAAACCGACGAAGCCAGCTGTCGCCCCCAAAGCAGCCGCTCCCCGGAAGCAGGATGTCGAGGGACTGCGAAAGGGACTCTCCAAGGTTCGAGAGAAGGAAGGGTTCTTCGGTCGCCTGAGGTCATTGCTCACGGGCAAGAAAGAACTCGATCCCTCGATCGTGGAGCAGCTCGAAGATGTGCTGCTCACCTCGGATGTAGGCGTAAAGACCACCGAGGTCCTCCTCAGCGCCATCCGAGAGTCGCTGAGCCGACAAGAGCTCGCTGACGACGAGAAGGTATGGGAGGCCCTGCGCGCACAAGCCGCTCGCATTCTTCATGTCAGCGGAGGCGGAGGCCTGCGCCTCGATTCAAGCCCGACCGTCGTGATGGTCGTCGGCGTCAACGGCGCAGGGAAGACCACGACGATTGGAAAGCTGGCCACTCAACTCAAGAGTGAAGGCAAGACGGTCGTCTTGGCTGCTGGCGACACGTTCCGAGCTGCTGCAGTGCAGCAGCTCGCCGTCTGGGGGAAGCGGGTCGGCTGCGAGGTCGTCCGAGGCAAGGACGGCGCCAATCCAGGGGCGGTGCTCTTCGACGCCATACAGAAAGCGAAGGAGATCGGCGCAGACGTCGTCCTCGCAGACACGGCGGGACGTCTCCACACCAAGACGAACTTGATGGACGAGCTGACGAAAGTCGCGCGTACCATGACCAAGGCACTCGATGGAGCGCCCCATGAAACCCTGCTCGTGCTCGATGCGACAAACGGCCAGAATGCCCTACAGCAAGCCGCGATGTTCAAAGAGGTCCTTCCTCTCACCGGGATCGTCCTGACCAAGCTCGATGGGACGGCGAAAGGCGGCGTCATCCTGGGCGTCACTGCCGAGCAGGGGGTCCCGGTTCGATACATCGGCATCGGGGAGAGAGCAGAGGATCTGCGAGAGTTTGACGCCGACGAGTTCGTGGAAGCGATGCTCGGTCGCCCCTCCAAAGCCGAGGAGGCCGCCGCGTGA
- a CDS encoding HEAT repeat domain-containing protein produces the protein MPPEVVLGIFDFLRKSSAPSSAPPLDKKVASYAKVAADKRAQAYDRIEAIQTLASMKSVDAASALLKRFTFTIDPSITDQDEKEVAFQGVADAGKGVIPAIRDFCIKAETLSWPIKILRSLLDDDEYRDELISLLEMFDTEYTRNVEPKQQIITALGGLSGGEIREAVERFLDDVNETVRFHAVQTTFAQGSDESVPALIKAITTEESVRIKNKVAEGLMGRGWIIPEELRSAAREALRDSGGFVIADSGRVQRGSGFG, from the coding sequence GTGCCGCCGGAGGTAGTGTTGGGTATTTTCGACTTCCTTCGCAAAAGTTCTGCGCCTTCGAGCGCTCCCCCGCTCGATAAGAAGGTCGCAAGCTACGCCAAGGTCGCTGCCGACAAGCGCGCGCAGGCCTACGATCGCATCGAGGCAATCCAAACGTTGGCGTCGATGAAGAGTGTCGACGCAGCGAGTGCCCTTCTGAAGCGATTCACCTTCACCATCGATCCATCCATCACCGATCAAGATGAGAAGGAAGTGGCCTTCCAGGGCGTGGCGGATGCTGGGAAAGGCGTCATCCCTGCCATCCGAGACTTCTGCATCAAGGCCGAGACCCTCTCATGGCCCATCAAGATCCTGCGCTCGTTGCTCGATGATGATGAGTACCGCGATGAACTCATCTCTCTGCTCGAGATGTTCGATACGGAGTACACCCGCAACGTTGAGCCCAAGCAGCAGATCATCACCGCGCTGGGAGGGCTCAGTGGTGGCGAAATTCGAGAGGCCGTCGAGCGTTTCCTGGATGACGTCAACGAGACCGTGCGCTTTCACGCCGTCCAGACGACCTTCGCCCAGGGGAGTGACGAAAGCGTCCCTGCTTTGATCAAAGCCATCACCACCGAAGAGTCGGTCCGCATCAAGAACAAGGTTGCGGAAGGGCTGATGGGTCGAGGCTGGATCATTCCTGAAGAACTGAGAAGCGCAGCACGAGAAGCCCTGAGGGACTCGGGTGGCTTCGTCATCGCAGACAGTGGCCGAGTGCAGCGCGGCTCCGGCTTCGGCTGA